A genomic stretch from Sulfobacillus thermosulfidooxidans includes:
- a CDS encoding IS1634 family transposase — translation MPTPVVVGAGPVIRALCEEIGFVEAINQTVAWDSQRCHLSPGERIFALVVNLLTARRPLYRVHEPLQLTDVPLLFGSGRTAADFTDDALGRALDKVAAAGGATVFSAVATRALLHDHVWTPDSPVFVHWDSTTRSVYGTYPDTGSETGVHPTYGHSKDHRPDLRQILLTLLGTREGIPVVGTVQDGNLSDKTLNAEMIAALDDYFSPQQLQQLVYVADSALITGPNLKAMADRSLRFLSRCPETFRAAHDAKTAALAANAWVPLGKIGERADAATYAAAEQTGEIEGRSYRLVVYRSDHLAERKAHTIARQVERAHNQLTRAATRLAETVFACAHDAEAAVAAWRATAQWHHVEATVVAETQVPKRTTRGRPRHDAPEPATTTVYRVHPTIGAVDAQRVQAAQDRAATFVLITNLPASSFDARRLLEEYKGQTVIEHRFRFLKDPAFVDALYVQKPERVEALGYVLLLAALVLSLIERRARQAPPLPTPTRGLLARPTGQEVLHHLRGLIVVPLDAQTRQLFVPAVHTQSVAAILAALGFTDTIYTQVPPRPSG, via the coding sequence ATGCCGACACCCGTTGTTGTGGGGGCTGGACCGGTCATCCGAGCCCTCTGTGAAGAAATTGGATTCGTCGAGGCCATAAATCAGACCGTTGCGTGGGATTCGCAGCGTTGCCACCTGTCGCCCGGCGAACGGATTTTCGCGCTCGTCGTCAATTTGCTGACCGCTCGTCGACCTCTGTATCGCGTCCACGAGCCATTGCAGTTAACCGATGTGCCCTTGTTGTTTGGATCCGGCCGCACCGCGGCCGATTTTACGGATGATGCCCTCGGACGGGCTCTGGATAAAGTTGCCGCCGCCGGTGGCGCCACCGTCTTCAGTGCCGTTGCAACGCGAGCGCTCTTGCACGACCACGTGTGGACGCCCGATAGTCCGGTGTTTGTCCACTGGGATAGTACGACCCGCTCGGTCTATGGCACGTATCCGGACACCGGATCCGAGACCGGAGTGCATCCCACCTATGGCCATTCCAAGGATCATCGTCCCGATCTGCGTCAAATTCTCCTGACGCTGTTGGGGACCCGAGAAGGCATTCCGGTGGTAGGCACGGTGCAAGACGGGAATCTGAGTGATAAAACCCTCAATGCCGAGATGATTGCGGCCTTAGACGATTACTTTTCGCCTCAGCAACTGCAACAACTGGTCTACGTGGCCGATTCCGCTCTCATCACAGGTCCTAACTTAAAGGCAATGGCTGACCGTTCACTCCGCTTTCTCTCGCGTTGTCCGGAGACATTTCGAGCCGCGCACGATGCGAAGACGGCCGCCTTGGCGGCCAACGCCTGGGTTCCCCTCGGCAAAATCGGGGAGCGGGCCGATGCGGCCACCTACGCGGCCGCAGAACAGACCGGCGAAATTGAGGGCCGATCCTATCGGCTCGTGGTTTATCGCTCCGATCATCTAGCTGAGCGGAAAGCTCACACCATCGCCCGCCAGGTCGAACGGGCCCATAACCAGTTAACCCGGGCGGCGACTCGCCTCGCGGAGACCGTGTTTGCCTGTGCTCATGATGCCGAAGCGGCCGTGGCCGCTTGGCGGGCCACCGCCCAATGGCATCATGTCGAGGCGACGGTTGTCGCGGAAACGCAGGTCCCCAAACGCACAACCCGCGGGCGTCCCCGCCACGATGCCCCCGAACCGGCTACCACCACGGTATACCGGGTCCATCCCACCATTGGGGCAGTCGATGCGCAACGCGTGCAGGCGGCACAGGACCGGGCGGCGACGTTTGTCTTAATCACCAATCTGCCGGCCTCCTCCTTTGATGCCCGCCGATTACTCGAAGAATACAAAGGCCAGACGGTCATCGAACACCGTTTTCGCTTTTTAAAAGACCCGGCCTTTGTGGATGCGCTCTATGTGCAAAAGCCGGAACGGGTGGAAGCCCTAGGTTATGTGCTCTTGCTCGCCGCCTTGGTGCTCAGTCTCATCGAACGTCGGGCCCGGCAGGCCCCGCCCCTTCCCACGCCGACTCGCGGTCTGTTGGCGCGGCCCACCGGGCAGGAGGTGTTACATCATCTGCGCGGACTGATTGTCGTGCCGCTGGATGCCCAGACTCGTCAACTCTTTGTTCCGGCGGTTCATACCCAATCGGTGGCGGCCATTTTGGCCGCATTAGGTTTTACGGACACGATTTACACGCAGGTGCCCCCTAGACCCTCGGGATAA
- a CDS encoding VOC family protein: MSFSFVGIDHIQLAIPEHGEAEARQFFGQILGWQEIPKPDILRKRGGMWFQCGSQQVHIGIQKDFVAATKAHPAFYVKNLDQFRQYLEASGIHPIEGETVAGTKRFYLFDPFGNRLEFLESL; this comes from the coding sequence ATGTCTTTTTCTTTTGTAGGAATTGATCACATTCAATTGGCTATTCCCGAACACGGTGAGGCAGAAGCCCGCCAGTTTTTCGGACAAATATTAGGATGGCAAGAGATACCCAAACCGGACATTCTTCGTAAACGCGGCGGCATGTGGTTTCAGTGTGGCTCTCAGCAAGTTCATATCGGCATTCAAAAGGACTTTGTCGCTGCCACTAAAGCCCATCCTGCCTTTTACGTGAAGAATCTCGACCAATTTCGTCAATATCTTGAAGCGTCCGGTATTCATCCCATCGAAGGTGAAACAGTCGCCGGAACTAAACGGTTTTACTTGTTCGATCCGTTCGGCAATCGCCTGGAATTTCTCGAATCACTCTAA
- a CDS encoding (Fe-S)-binding protein, with amino-acid sequence MKSVQLFVTCLIDMVRPEAAISAVHVLERRGIAVDFPEDQTCCGQFSYNAGYAHEAALLARHFIEVFENKKKEPSQDIVALSGSCAAMIQHTYPELLYRDALEHGDSPDIAQQWKERAITLGERTHELSLWLHANVPSEESSEVKVKTAYHMGCHMRRLLAHSEDAMSSLRDYGIEGVEPKDGDQCCGFGGTYSFTEPLISTALADAKLDAVQQLLQDQKNEIICLTSADLGCLLHLEGRLRRTSSSFPVCHVAELIDLADQNRLTVDTIKMLYGGKEQ; translated from the coding sequence TTGAAGTCGGTCCAGTTATTTGTCACCTGCTTGATTGACATGGTGCGGCCTGAAGCCGCTATTTCTGCGGTGCATGTGTTAGAACGCCGGGGGATTGCTGTCGACTTTCCCGAAGATCAAACCTGTTGTGGACAATTCAGCTATAATGCCGGTTACGCTCATGAAGCGGCTTTATTAGCCCGCCATTTCATCGAGGTGTTCGAAAATAAGAAGAAGGAGCCGTCACAAGACATTGTGGCCTTGTCTGGATCGTGTGCGGCGATGATTCAGCATACCTATCCTGAACTTTTGTATCGAGATGCCTTGGAGCATGGAGATTCGCCCGACATTGCTCAACAGTGGAAAGAACGGGCGATAACATTGGGCGAACGCACCCATGAATTGAGTCTATGGCTCCATGCCAATGTACCGAGTGAAGAAAGCTCAGAAGTTAAGGTTAAGACTGCCTATCACATGGGATGTCATATGAGACGCCTTTTAGCTCACAGTGAAGACGCTATGTCTTCCCTGCGCGATTACGGTATAGAAGGAGTGGAACCCAAAGATGGGGATCAGTGTTGTGGGTTTGGCGGTACTTATAGTTTTACGGAACCCTTGATTTCGACAGCACTAGCCGATGCCAAATTAGACGCGGTACAGCAGCTGCTTCAGGATCAGAAGAACGAGATTATCTGTCTAACGAGTGCAGACTTGGGCTGCCTTTTGCACCTAGAAGGGCGTCTTAGACGCACGTCTTCCTCTTTTCCCGTCTGTCATGTGGCGGAATTGATTGACCTCGCCGATCAAAACCGGTTAACAGTCGACACCATAAAAATGCTATACGGAGGGAAGGAACAATAA
- a CDS encoding lactate utilization protein B: MAGELPYDVRPWAERRDQALNDQIMRKTIGRVTRRFSAAKREAYRKNPDIEASRERATWHKRKAIHELPELIDILRQRIEDHGGNTYLAATAREAVEKVVKIAQEEHVSLVIKSKSMVTEEIALNPALEAAGITVRETDLGEYIIQLAHEKPSHILAPAAHRNRQQIDALFQEDARMHHIRPPVSDGIADLTHYARERLRQEFLQAEMGVTGGNFLVAETGTLVIITNEGNADMVTSLPRVLVSIVGVEKIVEDWASLIDLIQQPAMSGIGRHLSSYTTMVHGPKQQGMADGPEKWYVILVDNGRMALRDTPFEEVLTCIRCGACLNVCPVFRQVGGHAYGSVYPGPIGIVETPLLTDLTILPELPSSLCTLCHACEEACPMEINLPKHIVTLRQIKVKRQMNKGIQDWTMRTWARFWMTPKGYHRSIRIARLGQKWYQKPGQASLHNAPGIFGGWFETRDMPPVAAETFHEWWKNHQPSTTKGLPNP; the protein is encoded by the coding sequence ATGGCAGGTGAATTGCCCTATGATGTCAGACCGTGGGCCGAAAGACGGGATCAGGCCCTGAACGATCAGATTATGCGGAAGACCATTGGACGGGTGACCCGACGGTTTTCGGCGGCAAAGCGTGAAGCCTACCGCAAAAATCCAGACATTGAAGCTTCACGAGAACGGGCTACCTGGCATAAGCGTAAGGCGATCCATGAGTTGCCGGAACTGATAGACATATTAAGACAGCGCATTGAAGACCATGGGGGGAATACGTATTTGGCTGCGACGGCCCGAGAAGCCGTAGAGAAGGTTGTGAAGATTGCGCAAGAAGAACATGTCTCGTTGGTCATCAAAAGTAAGTCGATGGTGACAGAAGAGATCGCGTTAAATCCCGCTCTCGAAGCGGCCGGGATTACGGTGCGCGAAACCGATTTAGGCGAATATATTATTCAGTTGGCCCACGAGAAGCCGTCTCACATTTTGGCGCCGGCTGCTCACCGTAACCGTCAGCAAATCGATGCATTGTTTCAAGAAGATGCGCGCATGCATCACATCAGACCCCCTGTTAGTGATGGGATTGCAGATTTAACGCACTATGCCCGGGAAAGATTGCGTCAAGAATTCTTACAGGCTGAGATGGGCGTCACGGGGGGTAATTTTCTGGTGGCGGAAACTGGCACACTCGTCATCATTACTAATGAAGGCAATGCCGATATGGTTACCTCGTTGCCGCGCGTTTTAGTATCGATTGTCGGCGTCGAAAAAATTGTTGAGGACTGGGCGTCATTGATCGATCTCATTCAGCAGCCCGCGATGAGTGGCATTGGACGGCACCTGTCATCATATACCACTATGGTTCATGGTCCCAAACAGCAGGGCATGGCCGATGGACCGGAGAAATGGTATGTGATTTTGGTCGACAATGGCCGGATGGCATTACGCGATACCCCATTTGAAGAGGTGTTAACCTGCATTCGTTGCGGCGCCTGTTTGAATGTCTGTCCGGTTTTTCGGCAAGTGGGCGGACATGCCTACGGCAGTGTGTACCCAGGGCCCATTGGAATTGTAGAAACGCCGTTATTGACAGACTTGACAATCTTGCCAGAGTTGCCGTCCTCATTATGCACGTTGTGTCATGCTTGTGAGGAAGCTTGTCCGATGGAGATAAATCTCCCCAAGCATATCGTTACCCTCCGGCAGATTAAAGTCAAAAGACAAATGAATAAGGGAATTCAGGACTGGACAATGCGAACATGGGCGCGGTTTTGGATGACGCCAAAAGGATATCACCGCTCCATTCGCATTGCCCGGTTAGGACAAAAATGGTATCAAAAGCCTGGGCAAGCAAGCCTTCACAATGCGCCGGGAATATTTGGGGGATGGTTTGAAACCCGGGATATGCCGCCCGTCGCTGCGGAAACTTTTCATGAGTGGTGGAAAAATCATCAGCCATCCACCACAAAGGGATTGCCAAATCCGTAA
- a CDS encoding LutC/YkgG family protein has translation MDNVIEQFGQRWQGGGGKFIYVNNAWALSRELEGIIAAYTDEQQSSRQELMPIAVSGYLPGWTEDDMKSLLPSAQVFFWRQGDDPRIFRERCAQAVIGMSSCLWASADAGSIAVSATEDTSLLPTLLPPVHIVLLRASQIVPTFQEAMAQMYQQAQTEKHWPSLLKIIAGPSMTGDIEGQLIMGVHGPQDVYAVVVDEEEP, from the coding sequence ATGGATAATGTCATTGAACAATTTGGGCAACGGTGGCAGGGCGGTGGGGGCAAGTTTATCTACGTCAACAACGCTTGGGCGTTGTCCCGTGAACTGGAGGGGATCATTGCAGCTTATACTGATGAGCAGCAATCGTCCCGGCAAGAATTGATGCCGATTGCGGTCTCGGGATATCTTCCCGGGTGGACAGAGGATGATATGAAATCCCTGCTTCCTTCCGCCCAAGTCTTTTTTTGGAGGCAAGGAGACGATCCACGCATTTTTCGCGAACGCTGTGCGCAAGCTGTCATCGGCATGAGTTCTTGCCTCTGGGCTAGTGCGGATGCGGGCAGTATCGCGGTGTCAGCGACAGAGGACACCAGTTTACTGCCCACGTTACTCCCGCCGGTTCATATCGTCCTGTTACGTGCATCACAAATTGTGCCGACATTTCAGGAAGCGATGGCACAGATGTATCAGCAGGCACAGACCGAAAAACACTGGCCGTCTTTGCTTAAAATTATTGCGGGTCCCAGTATGACTGGGGATATTGAGGGACAGCTCATTATGGGTGTTCACGGTCCCCAAGATGTTTATGCGGTTGTCGTGGATGAAGAAGAGCCTTGA